The Erpetoichthys calabaricus chromosome 13, fErpCal1.3, whole genome shotgun sequence genome has a window encoding:
- the LOC114663572 gene encoding histone H4, producing MSGRGKGGKGLGKGGAKRHRKVLRDNIQGITKPAIRRLARRGGVKRISGLIYEETRGVLKVFLENVIRDAVTYTEHAKRKTVTAMDVVYALKRQGRTLYGFGG from the coding sequence ATGTCTGGAAGAGGCAAAGGAGGTAAAGGACTTGGTAAGGGTGGCGCAAAGCGTCATCGAAAGGTGTTGCGTGACAACATCCAGGGCATTACCAAGCCCGCGATACGCCGTCTGGCTCGACGTGGTGGAGTGAAGCGAATTTCTGGTTTGATTTACGAAGAGACTCGCGGCGTGCTTAAAGTATTCCTGGAGAATGTTATCCGGGATGCGGTCACTTACACAGAGCACGCCAAAAGAAAGACAGTAACTGCCATGGATGTGGTGTACGCATTGAAGAGACAGGGGCGCACTCTGTATGGTTTCGGAGGTTAA
- the LOC114663566 gene encoding histone H2A-like — translation MSGRGKTGGKTRAKAKTRSSRAGLQFPVGRVHRLLRKGNYAERVGAGAPVYLAAVLEYLTAEILELAGNAARDNKKTRIIPRHLQLAVRNDEELNKLLGGVTIAQGGVLPNIQAVLLPKKTEKPAKSK, via the coding sequence ATGTCTGGAAGAGGAAAGACTGGTGGTAAGACACGCGCGAAGGCTAAGACTCGCTCTTCCCGAGCTGGTTTACAATTCCCAGTCGGCCGTGTTCACAGGCTCTTGCGGAAAGGCAACTATGCCGAGCGTGTTGGCGCCGGTGCTCCTGTCTACTTAGCTGCTGTGCTCGAGTATCTGACCGCTGAAATTCTCGAGCTGGCCGGAAATGCTGCCCGCGACAACAAGAAAACCAGAATCATCCCCCGCCACTTACAACTAGCAGTCCGTAACGACGAGGAGCTCAATAAGTTGCTGGGTGGCGTGACCATCGCCCAGGGTGGTGTGCTGCCTAACATTCAGGCCGTGCTTCTGCCCAAGAAGACCGAGAAACCAGCTAAGAGCAAGTAA
- the LOC114663565 gene encoding histone H1-like, protein MAETAPAATPAKSPKKKTSSKPKKTGPSVSDLIVKAVSASKERHGLSLAALKKALAAGGYDVEKNNARVKLAVKSLVSKGSLVQTKGTGASGSFKINKKQAEAKEKTPKKKAVPKKKPAAKKPAAAKKVKKPAAKKPAAAKKPAAAKKATKSPKKAKPAAKPKKATKSPKKAKVSKPKSAKPKTVKKAAPKKK, encoded by the coding sequence ATGGCAGAAACCGCTCCAGCAGCCACTCCGGCTAAGTCGCCTAAGAAGAAAACGAGCTCAAAGCCTAAGAAGACCGGCCCTAGCGTTTCAGATTTGATCGTGAAGGCTGTGTCGGCTTCCAAAGAGCGTCACGGGCTCTCTTTAGCCGCGCTCAAGAAAGCTCTTGCTGCTGGTGGCTACGATGTGGAGAAGAACAACGCTCGTGTGAAACTGGCTGTGAAAAGCCTTGTGAGCAAAGGCTCCCTCGTACAGACAAAAGGCACCGGTGCCTCCGGAtcctttaaaattaacaaaaagcagGCAGAGGCCAAGGAAAAAACCCCGAAGAAAAAGGCGGTTCCGAAAAAGAAGCCAGCAGCAAAAAAACCCGCTGCCGCCAAGAAAGTGAAGAAGCCGGCGGCAAAGAAGCCCGCAGCGGCTAAGAAGCCTGCTGCAGCCAAGAAAGCCACGAAGAGTCCCAAGAAAGCGAAGCCAGCTGCAAAGCCCAAAAAGGCAACAAAGAGTCCAAAGAAGGCTAAGGTATCTAAACCCAAATCAGCCAAGCCCAAGACCGTGAAGAAGGCTGCACCCAAGAAGAAGTGA
- the LOC114663570 gene encoding histone H2B 5-like encodes MPEPKAAPAPKKGSKKTVSKNQAKAGKKRRKSRKESYSIYVYKVMKQVHPDTGISSKAMGIMNSFVNDIFERIAGEASRLAHYNKRSTISSREIQTAVRLLLPGELAKHAVSEGTKAVTKYTSSK; translated from the coding sequence ATGCCTGAGCCGAAAGCAGCCCCTGCCCCGAAGAAGGGCTCTAAGAAGACCGTTTCTAAGAACCAGGCGAAGGCTGGGAAGAAGCGTAGAAAGTCTAGGAAGGAAAGTTATTCCATCTACGTGTACAAGGTGATGAAGCAAGTTCACCCTGATACTGGTATCTCTTCTAAGGCGATGGGAATCATGAATTCATTTGTGAATGACATCTTTGAACGCATCGCCGGTGAGGCCTCCCGTCTAGCGCACTACAACAAGCGCTCGACTATTTCTTCCCGGGAAATCCAAACTGCTGTGAGGCTTCTGCTACCGGGAGAGCTTGCAAAGCACGCCGTGTCCGAGGGTACCAAGGCAGTCACCAAGTATACCAGCTCGAAGTAA